Proteins from a genomic interval of Pogoniulus pusillus isolate bPogPus1 chromosome 42, bPogPus1.pri, whole genome shotgun sequence:
- the ZNF703 gene encoding zinc finger protein 703, whose amino-acid sequence MSGAPGGPRPRTPPSRGAAATPSPRPPPADPLRQASRLPIRVLKMLSAHGGHLLHPEYLQPLSSTPVSPIELDAKKSPLALLAQTCSQIGKPDPPPSSKLNAVASAGLPATDKEPAARPATLKPPGSGDTPPEDKSSFKPYSKGSGEPRKEGGTDKAGFRVPSAACPPFPPHAATSPGGSRGASPQHTDPKGTEEKKEPEAGKPSPEGTGGGLGRGVTEAGAHGEPPSGRKSEPPALPPAGHVAPVSPYKPGHSVFPLPPSSIGYHGSIVGAYAGYPSQFVPGLDPTKPGLVGSQLPGALGLPGKPPSSSPLTGASPPSFMQGLCRDPYCLSYHSASHLGSSNCSSCVHDPGSLKSGYPLVYPTHPLHSVHTTLSSSGTPSLPGHPLYTYGFMLQNDPLPHICNWVSASGPCDKRFATSEELLTHLRTHTALPGAEKLLAGYPTSGLGSAASCHLHLPPAAPGSPNTLPASLSLRSPHTLGLNRYHPYGKSHLPTAGALPVPSLPAAGPYYSPYALYGQRLTSASALGYQ is encoded by the exons atGAGCGGTGCCCCCGGTGGGCCCCGGCCGAGGACCCCGCCGAGCCGCGGAGCCGCGGCTACCCCGTCGCCCCGGCCGCCCCCCGCCGACCCGCTGCGCCAGGCCAGCCGGCTGCCCATCCGCGTCCTGAAGATGCTCAGCGCCCACGGCGGCCACCTCCTGCACCCCGAGTACCTGCAGCCGCTCTCCTCCACGCCCGTCAGCCCGATCGAG CTGGACGCCAAGAAGAGCCcgctggcactgctggcccaGACCTGCTCGCAGATTGGCAAGCCAGACCCGCCACCCTCCTCCAAGCTCAACGCTGTGGCCTCCGCCGGGCTGCCTGCCACCGACAAGGAGCCTGCTGCCCGCCCTGCCACTCTGAAGCCACCGGGCAGTGGGGACACGCCACCTGAGGACAAGTCCAGCTTCAAGCCCTACTCGAAGGGCAGCGGGGAGCCGCGCAAGGAGGGTGGCACGGACAAGGCTGGCTTTCGAGTGCCCAGCGCTGCTTGCCCGCCGTTCCCGCCGCACGCCGCCACCTCGCCCGGCGGCTCCCGTGGTGCCTCACCGCAGCACACCGACCCCAAGGGCactgaggagaagaaggagcctGAGGCGGGCAAGCCCAGCCCCGAGGGGACAGGCGGGGGGCTGGGGCGTGGGGTGACAGAGGCTGGGGCACATGGTGAGCCGCCCTCAGGCCGCAAGTCGGAGCCCCCTGCCTTGCCACCTGCCGGCCATGTGGCCCCCGTCTCGCCCTACAAGCCAGGCCACTCCgtcttccctctgccaccctccagcATTGGCTACCACGGCTCCATCGTCGGTGCCTATGCCGGCTACCCATCTCAGTTTGTGCCCGGGTTGGACCCCACCAAGCCGGGCCTGGTGGGCAGCCAGCTGCCAGGGGCACTGGGGCTGCCAGGCAAGCCGCCCAGCTCCAGCCCGCTCACTGGGGCCTCGCCGCCCTCCTTCATGCAGGGATTATGCCGGGACCCATATTGCCTAAGCTACCACAGCGCCTCGCACCTGGGCTCCAGCAACTGCTCCAGCTGCGTGCACGACCCTGGCAGCCTGAAGAGTGGATACCCCCTGGTGTACCCCACgcaccccctgcactcagtgcACACCACGCTCTCCTCCAGCGgcacccccagcctgcctggccaCCCCCTCTACACCTACGGCTTCATGCTGCAGAATGACCCCCTGCCCCACATATGCAACTGGGTGTCTGCCAGCGGACCCTGCGACAAGAGGTTTGCCACCTCGGAGGAGCTGCTCACCCACCTACGGACCCACACggccctgccaggggcagaaaAACTCTTGGCAGGTTACCCTACCTCCGGGCTGGGCTCCGCGGCCTCCTGCCACCTCCACCTCCCACCCGCCGCCCCAGGGAGCCCCAACACGTTACCGGCCTCCCTCTCCTTGAGGAGCCCACACACTTTGGGACTCAACAGGTACCACCCCTACGGCAAGAGCCATTTGCCCACGGCAGGTGCCCTGCCGGTGCCCTCCTTGCCGGCCGCCGGACCTTACTACTCTCCATACGCGCTCTACGGCCAAAGACTAACTTCagcttctgcactgggataTCAGTAA